The DNA region GGGTGTCGGCTAGAATTGAAGACAACAGAATCCCAGCCAGCAGCTTTCCTGCACAAGAAGTTTTATTGAGGGCTCACAGAAAGGCTGGGAGAGGATCAGGTTCAGGGCTGAGCTTCCAAGAAAGGCAATGTAGAAGCCCTCCTAGGAGCCTAGTCCTAGTCCTGAGAGCTGCCACAGAACGTTCCATCTCAGTCTGTGACTTACCACCGCTCAACCTCTAACCCCACCCAAGAAATTCAATTTAGAACCGTGTCTTAGGGAATCACATGTAACTAGTGGGAGGGAAAGTGCCCAAAGGAGCCAGTGGGTGGGATCTGGGATGGTAGGTTTATActgatgggggtgagggtggggcaggATACTGAATCATGtgacaaaaaaacccacccactGTGCCCGAGGAACACTCAGGCACCTCGCTTCTGTGTGGCAAGATCCCGTCTACCTTCCAtagttggggtggggatggggatgcaCAGAGTAGGGGGGACTGACCCTGAGTCCTGGAGATCTAGAGGGTCTGTGcagagttgggggaggagaaTATCTCATtcaaggagagaaggaaggtgaaGCTGGTGGAAGCAGGTGGGATCCAGGGAGAAAGACAGTCTCAATGCAACCACCCGCATCTGCAAGTCTCCACCAGAGGCTCCAGCCTCATATACTTAGCCTATGAGTTGGtcatgggaaggaagggaaggggacgGCAGGGAAATAAGACTCTGAGGCAGCAGGGTTGGAAGCTTGGATGAGCAGGAGAGTGCTGAGGTCTCTGGGGTCCTCCATATAGGAGGACAGGGCATGTTCTCTCCAGGGTCCACACCAGGAGactctcccatctcctctttcCGGCAAGGGCTGAGCAGGAGCTCTACAGATATGCAACCAGGTAGGGCCAAGCCGTAGGTTAAGAGCAGCAAGCCTGGCAGCGGGTTGAAGGGCCTGGGAAGGAGCCCTATGCCTGTATATCTAAAGGACCCGAGGGTGTTTCTGGGACAAGTGCAGCTACAGACTTCACCACCAGGCCTCCATCCATGTTCTTTTCTGACCTGGTTGTGTCAGTGGGACAGACATGCTGGACAGTAGCAAGCTCAAGAAACAGGGCCTCTCTACTGAGTAGGGATGGTAGAAAGGCCGCAGGGGCCAGCTACCTCCCAACCTGTGCCCCTGCCTGGAAGCAGCTACCGTCCCCACACCGGATCACACCACATGGTAAGAGGAATGCAAGCCATACCCTCTGCACTGGCACCTCCCAGAGTATGTGCCAGGCTAGAGGTGTCCCTGTCCATGGGACAGACATAGCTACTTTAGCACCGACACAGCATCAGGGTGGTACCTGGTCCTTAATCCAAGCCCTcatctctggctttttttttttttttttttttttggctttttgaaacagggtttctctgtggagccctgactgtcctggaactcactctgtagaccaggctggccgtgaactcagaaagtgctgggattaaaggcgtgcgccaccactgcccggctcatctCTGGCTTTTTAGCCTCTTTTCCTTGGCACAGCACCCTCCAGGTGCTCTACTAGCTCAGGATGCCCCTAGAGAGGCAACTAGACCCAATACTcagcacacatgcacgcacacacgctcacacacacacacacacacacacacacacacattctaggCTCATTTACTTTTCCCAGATACTCAATGACAACGTAGCTTAGGGTATAAACACTTATACAAAAAGAAGTCGAGTTAGGTGGCTAAGAACATCTACCCCTGAAGATGAAATAATTACAGGTAAGAAAGTtgatcagtgagctctgggattTCTGCGAGGTGAAGAGGAGATTCTTGTTACAAGAGAAAAGCAGTGTTCCTGTTGACTGGCATGGCAACCTCAAACTTCAGTCCCTCCTCCTTCTGAGAAAACAGCTGCTTTAGATATTGGCAGTAGAAAGCAAGGCACAAGAGCCGCCGAGATTGACAGGTTTCCACTGCCCGGGAATGGATGGAAGTAGCAGAAGCTGGGGCGGCCCATAAATGGTCTAGCAGCTGACACGGCCATGGTGAGCCCATGCTGGACCTTTCtcacatttctccattttctccctcTCGGTGGACTGACATTTTGGCACAAGGGCAACTAAAGAACTCCCAGGACAAAGGTCAGCGCAGGCCAGTGCAGGCAGGACTTTGCACTGACCTCTCTGGAAAGGTCTAGATTGCCGGTGCTTTGCTCTGGGAAAGGGCAAATAGCTCTGCGTTCAGATGTACTGGGAGAGCTGGGGTAAACAGAATGAGCCATTCCCCGGGTGGCAAAACTGCTGGCGCCATCCTCCCCGCCAGGGCCCCATCCTTGCGTGCACAAGTATTCACTTCCCACAGTACGATGTGGGAAAGGGAGGTTGGCAGATCAGACGGCTCACAGACCTGTACCACAAACAGCCTGGGTTTAAGTGCCAGCTGAAGTCAGCCTTGGCAAGGCGTTCCATTTCTCTTGACCTCCATTTACCTACCTATTAAGATGGGTAAACCCCCTGCTACAGTGTTAGGCAGTGGCTTCAGGGACCAAATGCCAGCTATGAAAGTGCTTTTGGGGGGCTGAACAGCTGCAATGCACCTCCCTGGGGACACAAGAGCACCATCACCTCCACCTGctgcagaaagacagggcagccAGGCTCAGTGGCCCACCGGAGGTGGGTGCTAGGGCACGGGACTGAGAGGCTCCTTGGAAACTGGAGCACTGGGCAGGGACTTCAGGTACTCCAGGTGTCGTCTGGCATCTTCCTGGTTGTGGCGTACATAGTACACTACGTAGGCAATCACCATGGTAAACCAGCCGAACATGGTGACCAGCATGGCGACGTCAGTAGTCTTCCGGTGGGTACTGCAGAAGCTGGCACCTGAGTCCAAGACTTGGATCAGGGGTTTGCCCACAAACTGCTCCTGTGCCGAGGTGTGGCAGGCAATTTCATCCACGGAGTCCGGGTCCAGCTTCAGTTCCCACAGGGCCTCCTGCAGGGCACACTCACAGTGCAGTGGATTGTGGGACAGGCGGATCTTGGCACTCAACTTGCCCAGTGCGTCCTTTGGGATTCTTCGGATGCGATTGTGGGATAAGTCCAGCAGCCGCAGGCCCCCAGCCAGACCTGAGAAGGCTGCTGGCCCAATGGCCTCAATGGCATTATGGGACAGGTCCAGCTCCCTCAGCTGGGGCAGGTGTTGGAAGGCTCCGTTGGGGACTCGGGAGATTCTGTTGGCGTCTAGTTTCAGAAGCACCGTGTCGGCTGGGATGTCCCTAGGGATCTCCTGCAGCCCTCTTGAGCTGCAATGGACAGCCAGGGCCCCGGCATGGTCAGGGCACTGGCAGGCCTGTGGGCAGGAGGCACCTAACCGTaaaaagaagaggatgaagaagcaAGACCCCTGGGAGGGGGCCAGTGGGGATGAGGGGCTCTGCCTGCCCCTGGGGCCCATATTGCCTCCACCCGACCCAGGTAGCTCTTCTCCACTGGGATGTGCAAGCGGGTGTCCTTCCTCACGTTGCAGGCAGTCATCCAACACAAACTCTTGTGTCTTCGCCTGCTGAAGAGCTTAGTAGTCTCAATTCTacaagaaaaaagggaaagggagctGAGGGTGACCACCACCGCACATTTCAATTCAATTTGGGAGGACAGGTCCAGGGAGGAAAGGAGTCATAGGCACACCAGGTTTGAGGCAGGGCTCCAGGCTATCAAACATACCTGCTTTGTAACTTACTCTGGAAGATTCCCAAGGCCACCCAGAGAAGCACCTCCCAGCTAAGTAAGACATCTAGGGCTGACCAATGGCTGGAGACTGGCCCTAGCTAGGTAGTTACAGAACCCTGTCCTAGCCTCTGGTCACCCACCCATAGCTGGGGACACAAGTCTGGGCGGAGGCCCAGggatccatctctctctcccctcccccagctccaggCGCGTGCTGGCGGAGGGCTTCCCTCCCGATCTGTGCAAGCCAGGTCGGGCGGGGCAGGTGGCCTTGTTCGCCAGTTTGTCCCCAAGCAGTCGGCTACCTGTGACACCTTAAAGATCGCGGTCATCAATAGAGCTCGCCACGCACCCTGAAGCAGCAGCTTCATGCCCGAGGCGCTGGAGACACAGGAGAGGAAAAGCAGCCCCCTGCGTGCGGCCGGGCTGGGCGGGAGCGGCAGCAGAGAGCAGGGCGGCAGAGCAGGGACATTGGAGCTCCGCGGGTGGGAGGCCACGCGGGCGGATGGGGGCTTTACCTGAGCGGCAGCCGCTGCTCTGCGCCTTCCGAGCTTCCCGGAGCCTGACCAGAGTCCTCCCGGCGCCGCGGCGACCCCGCCCCGTGCCCACCGAGCGGCCAGTAAAGGAGGGAGGCGGGCAAGCCAGGGAGGGAGAGGCGGGGGCCTCTGCGATAGGGGAGGGGCCGGCAAGaggaggggcagggtggggctgagGCCAGAGGGGCGGGGTTTGTGTGTTGGGCGGGGCCTTGAGGGGAGGGTTGGGAGAGGAGAGATAGGTGGAGAGGGGCCTTGCGATAGGGGCGGCGCCGGTGAGACGGGGTCCTAGTAAGGGACCTTGGTGTTCTGTGCGTTGAGGGACCGGGCGTAGCTTGTTGTGGGTGGGAGGGGCTAGGTAAGGGCGTGGTCTGTGTGCTGAGGGGCGGGGTCTCTAAAGGGCTGTCATGTGCGAGAGGCGGGGCTTATAGGAAGAGGGGCTAGGGAGGGGAGGGTCCTATTTGAGGAGGGCCAAGACCTTAAGGGGAAGGGCCAGATAGGTGAGGGGCTGGGTAGGGGCTGGGGCCTGCGAAAAGAAGAGCTGAACAGAGTTCATAAAATCCTACGGGGCGAACACCGAGGGGGGAGCCCAAGGAGGGGTGCGCAGGGTTATGGGCGAGGTTTGTGTGAGGGGCGGGGCCTGATATGTAAACTACACTGACTGGGGCGGGGTGTGGGCGGGGTCTGGAGGGGCGTGGGCGGGTTTAGGTACCGGCTTTCTAGGGCATTGGTAAGAGAAGTGCCCGTGGGCGTGCCACGTGGCCAAGCCCCGCCTTGAGCAGCCCCACCGCAGGACTGACGCCCCTCACCCCAAGTCTCAGGTCTAAGGTCCAAGAACACCACAGAAAGGCAAATGGGGGCGTCGACGCGGGACCTGATCCTCAGCGGGAACCTATCACCACCGGCCTCAGGAGGACCCCAGTCTCCCTTTGTCACCTGTCTTCCTCGCGCCGTAGAGTCTGCGTTTCCCACGACTTCCATAAATGGCCTCCTATCATTTTCTCTTGCCGCCTCCTCACCACGCTGAGTGGCTCCCTAGGTCCAGTGTGCCAGTTTCTGTATCTGTAACCTGTTAGGCTCCGGCTGGGTTTTAATCTGGGACTCTTAACAGAAGGTCCATGGGAGCGTTGTGCAGCAGCCTTGAGTGCATACCCTGAGGGGCAGTGTCTGGAGCGGGGTTGGCTCCGTGTTACACCCCACTGACAACACAGGCACATAGCCAACAGCTCCTGGTGGGCCAGTGGCTCTGATTGGGGACACTCTGGGTGTGGAGCGGTGGATTGAGCTGTAGTATGGGTCTGTGTCACCCCAGAGGCTCATGGTGTGCTCTTGTTTGTTTCCTGTCTGCtccatttctctgcttttctatgatttgtttgttttctttaattttgagttGTGAGAgttctctggaaacacccttcTTATCAGACCcataatttgtaaatattatttcTCAGTCTGTGTGAACTGTCTTTCTATTCTCTTGACAGTTTTCCCcacagttggttttttttttttttaattttgagagagTCTAACCCAGCAATCTTCTTTCTCTGGTGGAAAATGATTTTGAGGTATCTTACGGAAGATGTCTTTGTCTTAGGTAAAAAGCCACAAGGTCTGTGGATGTAGTGATCTACATTGAGTCTTGGTTTGGAGTCGATCTGGGTAAGCAGTGTGTGAGACATGGTAAACAGCTCATTTGGTCTGTTGTTGGGAGGAACATCTCTAGTTGCtgagacttttgtttgtttgttttgttttgttttgttttgttttgagacagggtttctctgtgtagccctggctgtcctggaactcactctgtagaccaggctggccttgaactcagaaatctgcctgcctctgcctcccaagtgctggggttaaagacgtgcaccaccactgcccagctgagaatatttttttttttttttagttagaagTGGCTGTcagattatgtatatgtatatataattatttatttaatgtaactatcttcagacacaccagtagagggcatcggattccatcacagatggttgtgagccaccatgtggctgctgggatttgaactcaggacctctggaagagcagtcagtactcttaacccttgagccatctctccagccctaatttttttttttaaagtctgttaCCATTGGATTATAGCAACTGATCTTCAAGTGTTAAGTTGGCCTGTGTTGGGGGATAAAAGCAACTTAGTCGTGATGTTATTATCTTTGTATAGTAGCTGAATTACTTAACCTGTTTACAAGTGCCAAATTTTTCCCCTTAGCTTTATGTTTTGTATCACTCAAGAAAGTTTCTGTCTCCCCCAAGCTACTGCAGTGGTCAGTGTAAAGGTAAGACACCCCCGTAAGGCTTTCAGTGTCTGTGAATGTGACTGCCACTGTTCTCCTGCAGGACCCCTCCCGTGCCCTGTGCTTTCTCTCTGATAGTTTGGGAGAGACATGTATTGGTCAACTCAGATCAACAATTTTTGGTGTAAGCGGCTTttccactgtttttcttttcctcctttggtTTCTTCTCTGATTGTGGTTCTGTCTCTTCCCTTCACACATTTAGCTTCCTCTGcccttcctagtttcctcagCTAGAGGAGGAGCTCCTGGGCAGTGTTTCCTGTTCCAGGGTCGGCACTTCCTGTTGTCCTGTTTCTGCTGCATCCTAGGACTTTGATATTTGTGGGGGTTCTTTgccttataaaatttaaaatactctaTGACCTCTCATTCTagtttttttgtaaatatttatttatctgtatttgtGTGGTGAGGCGAATGGTACCCGAGactgcggaggtcagaggacaacttgctgtagtgagaattttggtttcttaaaaaaaagtaaaatagctgggcgtggtggcacaagcctttaatcccagcacttgggaggcagaggcaggcggatttctgagttcgaggccagcctggtctacaaagtgagttccaggacagccagggctatacagagaaaccctgtctcgaaaaaacaaaaaaacaaaaacaaaacaacaacaacaaaagtaaaacaaaataaataaataaaaataaaaaaccaaacccaattatgtgaatatatttttttgttttaatcccagctgagggataagaggctgcttcacagcaggtgattatgatttgcctcctGCCCTGGCAGGGGTGTGATCTTTGCCAGAGGGGGGCTATGGCAGCTGCCTCTCCCCCTGCCTGCTCCCCCTGCCTGCTCCCCCTGCCTGCTCCCCTTGCTGCTCCTGGTTGCTGTTGTTGCAATCCTGCCTATAAAGACTGGACTTGCCCCAAAGAACCCAATGCCCCTaaccagcaggaagtagcttattTTGTTGGCTGAAAGAGATctacacccctcccccctctgaccttctttctctcctacctagtgttggggtaATTGGAAGGGATTGGGAAGGAATAAAGGTTGAAAGAGTAGTAGAtgtaagaacccaataaaatagctAAAAACAAATATGCCAACAACTTGCAGAAGCAGGGtctccccttctaccatgtgggtcctaggaatcaaactcaggtcctcagacttggcagcaagcactctttaactgacgagccatctcaccagcctctccaGTTCTTGTTTAACAGTATGTCACTCAATTCCCAGATGTTTGGAAATTTTCCAGCAATCTGTTATTACTAATTAAATACATTGTCAGAagatatattctatattttaggTCCTCTTAATTTTACTGAGACCCATTGACGGTCCAGAATACAAAGAAGGTTTGCATGCGCTCAGAACATGTTTTTCTGTTGCCCAGTGGGGTGTTCTGTGGTATGGAGGCTGCTGGCTACATCACAGAGAAGCTTCTGGAATTACCAACTTGCCAATTTGCTCTAGTAATTACTGAGATGTGGGGACTGAAATCTCTAGTTATAATCATAGATTAGGtccaccaagatggctcagctggtaaagacaCCTGCtaaagcctgatggcctgagttgaGTCCCAGAATCCCCAAATAGGTAACAGGAGAGACCGGTTTTACAAAGAAGCCCCCTGACCTCCTCATGTGCACTGTggtgtgagtacacacacacacacacacacacacacacacagagcagtaaATAAAATGGCTTCCGGGAGGTTTGTTtgtctcaagacagggtttctctgtgtactcctgtCTGTGCTGAAGCTcattcagtagaccaggctggcctcaaactcagagactcacctgcctctgcctcccaagtgctgggatgaaagtcaTGCACTACTACTACCcggctaaaaataaaatgttaaaaaataaatttttacaaaattgtagattttgtgttttgcatgcatgcgCACCTTGTCTATGTGACTGTATGCATGCttacatgaatgtgtatgtgaaccctcgtgtgtgtatgtatagactGGAAGCTGACACTGATGTCTTCTTCATTCTCTATCTTAGtgttgagacagtatctctcaaCCTAACTTGGCTAGtccagctggccagcaagccctggaaTTTccgtctccacctccccagcactgagattacaggcacaagctgccatacctgacttttttaaaagatctgaACTCAGTGTCTCGTGCTTTCGCAGTGACCACATTACTCACGTCCCCCACCCCATCAAGagattattttgttcattttgagcCCTTCTGTTCTGACGGCATGTGCTCTCTAGACATCCACCTTCTGTGATGGCCAGCTTCCATTTGGTCGAGTTAGAGCAGGATGTCCCAATCTGTCCTTTCCTGTCATATGGTGGGGCTTTCCATGTCAAGCCTCAGGGTCCCACAGTGCTGGACCTCTTAAAACCAAGCAACTCCACAGGGAAAAGCAGAGGCTCTAAGAAAGGCCCCTCCATGGAGCCAAGTGTGCTGGTTGCTCTTCTCCCTGGTGAACAGTATCTTACAAGTGACTTAGAGGATGAGTTTTCTGGTTCATAGCttgagctgccatctgggtggGGAAGGCAGGGTAGCAGGTGCCTGTCCCTAGTCCAGAAGGCAGAATTTGTTCAAGACTTGCTTACTCCCACCTTGGAGAACCAGGAAGCAAAGGGACTGACTGGTAGCATTCAaatgactttttcctttttcctcttttatgcTACCCAAGTCCACAGCCCACAGGGTGGTGTCACCCGTAcccagggtgggtcttcctgcctcagttaaACTCTTTGAGAAACATCCTCAGAGACATGCCCAGGGGTGTTCTTCAGTCTTCTAGATGATTCTAAGTCCAGTCAAGTTTACAGTGACTAGTCATCACAGAGTTTATGTGATCAGACAGTAGCTACCCAGTGAGAAGGGTACAGCCTTGCTCTGGTGATGTCCTGCAGGTATAATGTTATTGTGCACtatgtaaagattatccttgtattattcaaatgcttatTTCTGTGACACTGTATCTGGTTGCAGtccttattctaagaatctcctgtctcgatgttgtgtaaacattgctccccaattattccctgattggtcaataaagctAGCTAATCAGCTAGTGACTGAACATGGAAGAGAATAGGGCTGGGTTTCTACccaggaggggggaggaggaagaagaggaggaggaggaggaagaggaggaggaggaggaagaggaggaggagagagaaagcaggcccAGGACAGATCATAAGAAAACACCTGAAGCAGAGAAAACCATAAAATGCAAGTAGCACAGGGATTTTGcttgggaggtagccagattagcataGATTAAAATAGAGTAGTAACTGCTCAGTTATTGTGCCCTCAAAgctgtaaaataaatgtaatagccCAGTCTTAATTATTTGGGAGCCAGCTGGGTAAGGGGAAAACTGTAACACaccttttaaaatgacattaaaaatgtCCTGTCCAGCGAGTCCACACAGCTGTAAGAAGACAGTTGACACACGAGAGCTGAATACACAGGATGCTCAACAATGAAAAGGTCACTGCAGACAGTAGAAGTCTGAGGCCCTGCTGCAGGTGGGGGAAGCTAAGACGTCAGTGTCAACCAGCCTGTGTCAGTGTAATGAGATCCTAAGACAAATGACAGCCAGGAGAAATTCAGAGAGAGTGAGTCAGCATGAGGACCAGACTGTAGTTTTTAGGCCTGTGGTGTCTCCTGGCATCACTGGCTTGGTTAATAGATGGCCCGGAAGAGCAATCTCTCAGCATGTCTTTGTTTCCTTGTCTGCCTTCTTGGACTAGGCATGGGACTGTGATTTGGGTTCATAACTTGAATGTTGGAGGCTTCACCTCTGACACGGTGCTTTTGGAAGGTGGTGGGACCTTCGGGAGGTAGAACTGAATTGGAATAGGGGGTTGTTTCGCGTCATTGCAGAGGGACCCTTGGAGGAAACCATGACTTGCGTCTCTTAGTGCATCTGTCAGCTGGTGGGCATGAGATCGGTTTGTTTTGCTCTCACgtgctcaccccacccccatccctgcacCATCATGATATTAACGCATTCAGTGACTCAATCACATGACATAGGGTGGCCAAAGGGCTGACAGGCCAGCCAGAGCAGAGCCGGTTGCTTtttagatcctttttttttttttccaacagttTGAGCCAGATGACACCTCTGTGCCACTATAATCCTTATTTCTCCCAGAAATCCTAGATCTCTCAGGATTCTTGGATCTCCAGGGATTCCTGGATCATTCAGAATTCTGGCTCCGTGCATTGTTTTGACGCCTgaactggaaaaaagacagtctAGGACCGTGCCCTCCAGCTTCCATTGACCACACAGCAGTCTTCACTGGGCTACCTCTCCATTCCCAGAGACCCCTTTGTTGCATGGCAGGAGACGCCAATCAGACCATCTCCCTCTGGGCATCTAGGTGTTCCTTTTCTGGGAGCCAGGGGCACCTACTGTCTGGGAAACCAGGTGACCTCCAGCAGTTCAGGACAGACCCT from Mus pahari chromosome 9, PAHARI_EIJ_v1.1, whole genome shotgun sequence includes:
- the Lrrc3 gene encoding leucine-rich repeat-containing protein 3 is translated as MGPRGRQSPSSPLAPSQGSCFFILFFLRLGASCPQACQCPDHAGALAVHCSSRGLQEIPRDIPADTVLLKLDANRISRVPNGAFQHLPQLRELDLSHNAIEAIGPAAFSGLAGGLRLLDLSHNRIRRIPKDALGKLSAKIRLSHNPLHCECALQEALWELKLDPDSVDEIACHTSAQEQFVGKPLIQVLDSGASFCSTHRKTTDVAMLVTMFGWFTMVIAYVVYYVRHNQEDARRHLEYLKSLPSAPVSKEPLSPVP